From Porphyromonadaceae bacterium W3.11, one genomic window encodes:
- a CDS encoding glycine zipper domain-containing protein — translation MNTEPVYIDFELRSNVAEEANKATTSVEELARTSIESRKQTRDALEMEKAVMKELNATLLEQKQILSELEQKKKSGGSSVIDNQIKSAKGEIAAITDAIKEQQSNVDAAEKALDKLNNTYGELARRQRGLKAEMQELIAAGKGNTQEYHTLRKELEELSRATRIVNEESSRLGHGRSWDGMVQGLQGLVGSMSALQGAYFALGGSADNYAQAQVRLQSAIALVVGIQQVQMSLAKGSAFQTQVVAKGTQMWATATTRLAAAMKISTAAAKALSIVITGGLIVGLTFVVNIIGKITDRIRQQQKDTQKLADATSNHLASQMATWGKLNVMYEELKANGGDVSRLLSENKSDFEQLGVSISNTSQIEHLFKEGKIEFEEALKYRAMAMAKMELATERYKEALTKMIEHEKRGVKPTFWQNVVGSVAVANGVQGLTAQGMAQASYEKKNKAIKDELNDGLKLIKEAWDDESVWNNFTKKSGLAAQNKLASASKTVVDYAQQLASLQKSIEEELSTSIIAQMQEGTARELAVLDARNKSRIDKIKEYEGKLNDLESKSKIDVSKQRGLLRELELEQQKEYEVERQRIMEASQKVIQELEKELNSNFLTDKERRLEDLEDFYNQMIAVVKEKGGTIEEQNKTINEIELARMKERSKLLREFELKDLAFQEQIANRRAEIANQRGGFKLDTDREQYKLNIQLEGVEKRISQLEKMAEAGDDVAEALEDARVEQERLNGEIAKIPLKRVQELGDAVKGIFGSMSKLGGIMGEVFGELSNRVDDVLKLMDDTLSLPERIGAGISGLVDLVGMAMNQARENAEAEARFASLIENAYHRAALARIEALKYKPSNIFGVDNPFAQVIAGANQYRSAMEELSATIDRMGEGQIQVGTKKVVSGKNIAKGAGGGAAAGAAVGSFLGPIGTGIGAAIGAGIGAIIGGLFGATQRKVVPIFNSLISQFGSVLKSGSKTFELNPKIIENYAKLDDATKKLVDNWEQIREKALEAEKQMEDSFRQLAGDLGGMLSQSLADGFRSNDIEAALREFDGKVSEVIMQIIEQQLFATYFKEHFDALTEGMKASFSVGGDGDIIDDIKKFVRDYRQNLDAYEDAIREAESELEAQGFEMDSKREAVEKRGLAQASQDSINELMGISTNQLLQLRLLVEFEKKKELQDRTQFMLLQSMARNVEIIASNSVFLRRLETIDQFLNKMDREGILLKG, via the coding sequence ATGAATACCGAACCAGTATATATAGACTTTGAGCTACGTAGTAATGTAGCGGAAGAAGCAAATAAAGCCACCACATCAGTGGAGGAGCTTGCCCGCACATCGATTGAATCCCGCAAGCAAACTCGAGATGCTCTAGAGATGGAGAAAGCGGTGATGAAAGAGCTTAATGCTACGCTTCTTGAGCAAAAACAAATCCTAAGTGAACTGGAGCAGAAAAAGAAAAGTGGAGGCTCCAGCGTAATAGATAACCAAATCAAAAGTGCTAAGGGTGAAATCGCTGCTATTACCGATGCCATCAAGGAGCAACAAAGCAATGTGGATGCCGCAGAAAAGGCACTTGATAAGCTGAATAATACTTATGGTGAATTAGCTCGACGACAGCGTGGCTTGAAAGCCGAAATGCAAGAATTAATCGCCGCAGGTAAGGGGAATACTCAGGAGTACCATACTCTTAGGAAAGAGCTCGAGGAGCTCTCAAGGGCCACACGAATCGTGAATGAGGAGTCCTCTCGACTCGGACATGGTAGAAGCTGGGATGGAATGGTGCAGGGATTGCAGGGATTGGTGGGCTCGATGTCTGCACTACAAGGTGCTTACTTCGCACTTGGTGGTAGTGCTGATAATTATGCACAAGCCCAAGTGAGGCTACAGAGTGCTATCGCTCTGGTGGTAGGCATCCAGCAAGTGCAAATGAGCTTGGCCAAGGGTTCGGCATTTCAGACACAAGTAGTGGCCAAAGGGACACAGATGTGGGCTACTGCGACTACACGCTTAGCAGCAGCTATGAAAATTTCGACAGCAGCAGCAAAAGCACTTAGCATAGTCATTACTGGTGGCTTGATTGTGGGGCTTACTTTTGTGGTCAATATTATTGGTAAAATCACCGATCGAATTCGTCAGCAACAAAAAGACACGCAAAAACTTGCCGATGCTACATCAAATCATCTTGCCAGCCAAATGGCGACTTGGGGAAAGCTCAATGTGATGTATGAGGAGCTCAAAGCGAATGGAGGTGATGTCTCTCGACTACTTAGTGAGAATAAAAGTGACTTTGAGCAGCTGGGAGTAAGTATTAGTAACACATCGCAAATCGAGCACCTCTTCAAAGAAGGAAAGATTGAATTTGAGGAAGCCTTGAAGTATCGTGCAATGGCTATGGCTAAAATGGAGCTGGCAACCGAGCGATATAAAGAAGCTCTCACCAAAATGATTGAGCACGAGAAGCGTGGCGTGAAGCCTACATTTTGGCAAAATGTGGTCGGTTCGGTAGCTGTAGCGAATGGTGTACAAGGATTGACGGCACAGGGTATGGCGCAAGCCTCTTATGAAAAAAAGAATAAGGCAATTAAAGATGAGTTAAATGATGGATTAAAGCTAATTAAAGAAGCCTGGGATGATGAATCGGTATGGAATAACTTTACGAAAAAAAGTGGACTTGCGGCTCAAAACAAATTGGCATCTGCATCTAAGACAGTGGTAGATTATGCCCAGCAATTAGCATCATTGCAGAAATCAATAGAGGAAGAATTGAGTACATCTATCATCGCTCAAATGCAGGAGGGCACTGCTAGAGAATTAGCAGTGCTGGATGCGAGAAACAAATCAAGAATTGATAAAATAAAGGAGTATGAAGGTAAGCTCAATGACCTTGAATCCAAGTCAAAGATAGATGTATCTAAGCAAAGAGGTCTGCTGAGAGAGTTGGAGCTAGAGCAGCAAAAAGAATATGAAGTAGAGCGACAGCGTATCATGGAAGCATCTCAAAAGGTCATCCAAGAGCTCGAAAAGGAGCTTAACTCCAACTTCCTTACGGATAAGGAAAGAAGATTGGAGGACCTAGAGGATTTCTACAATCAAATGATAGCCGTAGTGAAAGAAAAGGGGGGAACTATCGAAGAGCAAAATAAAACAATTAATGAAATTGAGCTGGCTAGAATGAAAGAGCGCTCAAAGCTACTTCGTGAATTTGAGCTCAAGGACCTTGCATTTCAAGAGCAAATAGCCAATAGGCGAGCTGAAATCGCTAATCAGAGAGGTGGATTTAAGCTGGACACAGATCGGGAGCAGTATAAACTCAACATCCAGCTTGAAGGTGTCGAAAAGCGTATTTCGCAGCTCGAAAAAATGGCTGAAGCAGGTGATGATGTAGCTGAAGCACTTGAGGATGCTAGAGTAGAGCAAGAGCGTCTCAATGGTGAGATTGCTAAAATACCGCTGAAAAGAGTGCAAGAGCTTGGAGATGCCGTAAAGGGTATTTTTGGCTCGATGTCGAAATTGGGTGGGATTATGGGTGAAGTGTTTGGAGAGCTTAGCAATAGGGTGGATGATGTGCTTAAATTGATGGATGATACCCTGAGCCTACCTGAGCGAATAGGAGCTGGTATTTCGGGTTTGGTTGATTTGGTGGGGATGGCGATGAATCAGGCCCGAGAGAATGCAGAAGCGGAAGCTAGATTTGCATCACTAATTGAGAATGCGTACCACCGTGCTGCACTTGCCCGTATAGAAGCTCTAAAGTATAAGCCCTCCAATATTTTCGGAGTCGATAATCCATTTGCTCAAGTAATCGCTGGTGCCAATCAGTATCGCAGTGCCATGGAGGAGCTATCTGCTACGATTGATAGGATGGGTGAAGGCCAAATACAAGTAGGAACTAAAAAAGTAGTCAGTGGGAAAAATATAGCTAAAGGTGCTGGGGGAGGTGCAGCCGCTGGAGCAGCTGTTGGCTCTTTCCTTGGGCCAATAGGTACAGGCATCGGAGCTGCAATTGGAGCTGGAATTGGAGCTATAATTGGTGGACTATTTGGGGCTACCCAGCGTAAGGTAGTTCCGATATTTAACTCACTAATAAGCCAATTCGGAAGTGTCCTAAAGTCTGGTAGTAAAACATTTGAGCTGAACCCCAAAATCATAGAGAATTATGCAAAGCTAGATGATGCCACTAAAAAATTAGTTGATAATTGGGAGCAAATACGAGAAAAAGCCCTCGAAGCCGAAAAGCAAATGGAGGATAGCTTTCGTCAGCTGGCAGGTGATTTAGGAGGGATGCTATCTCAATCTCTTGCAGATGGGTTTCGGTCAAATGATATAGAGGCGGCTCTGAGGGAGTTTGACGGAAAAGTGAGTGAGGTCATCATGCAAATCATAGAGCAGCAGTTATTCGCCACCTACTTTAAGGAGCACTTTGATGCCCTAACAGAAGGAATGAAAGCATCTTTTTCAGTAGGTGGTGATGGTGATATCATTGATGATATTAAAAAGTTTGTTAGGGATTACCGCCAAAACTTAGATGCTTACGAGGATGCTATCCGAGAGGCTGAATCGGAATTGGAAGCGCAGGGATTTGAGATGGATAGTAAGCGAGAAGCTGTCGAAAAAAGGGGATTAGCTCAAGCAAGCCAAGATAGTATCAATGAGCTCATGGGTATTTCCACCAATCAATTACTTCAGCTAAGACTTTTGGTGGAGTTCGAAAAGAAGAAGGAGCTTCAGGATCGTACACAATTTATGCTGCTCCAGTCGATGGCTCGAAACGTGGAAATTATCGCATCCAATTCGGTATTTCTAAGGAGGCTGGAGACGATTGACCAATTTTTGAATAAGATGGATAGAGAAGGAATATTACTTAAAGGATAA
- a CDS encoding DUF935 family protein, with translation MAKKKSKKPAQTGTVIQDLVIKPIRRNVWEASAWRSALRSADYGRTSTLYDMYDDMLLDPYLSHGVDKRTNAVALSDLVFADSKGKPVEVMDDLMDTIAFEDLLKEIAKSRFYGRSAVELSFNDNGLVVAGIPPKHISLERKGIILDLANEEKVIPYEGERSLIVCGKPRYWGLILKGIPYAIFKRGGFGDWAQWIELFGMPMRIGKYNSYDQASRRVLEQALERAGSASYMVVPDGAEIDIRETKATSGTSFDEFRKACNEEILISLLGQTLTTIAGDKGARSLGEVHMEVEESLFKSDQKYVQRILNSQVLPFLEERGLPVSGGRFVFPSSMEQTSVNDLVQLSTLMAIPESYLRDRYGIPAPDGDEPTTGKKEEKPEEEEPKEPKKEEQPDNKLHDVTLAVSKKKALEVPRTPWWLRLKHSITGDIQLADDYSINIDKLFEEALKEVYGEALVEESKKTLSPSLFRVTNEPLQHAVDSAFASPEFGKPEQGFLEQFKYNTGVFAAFKAHAEQKLLVSMLLDEKGNLRSFREFRKAVKAVNIKWNEQWLRTEYNTAVRSARSAANYQDALRSKDTYPNLEYLVSNARDKREEHLELVGTILPIEDPFWDIYLPPWDWNCQCSFRPTDKPATGVPKITQMIPPTFQNNPGKTAEFVKLNEHPYLKGKGVATCPECRRQGLVSDGTGDELCQMHQQANMIERLRRYENWVFKRKNFKSGGYLEKPDGRYQNGSEQAKNEKVLTILAKQYGRKVRALPVINDGDKNPDGFDLSKRAFLDIKVLESMSKTSVQNAIKEAQKQNSYEVVIYIKSPLIYSTIWEGTKAAFQKGRAKNIKQVTFLLSDGTTKKYKVSDIRKILRIKKEQ, from the coding sequence ATGGCAAAGAAAAAGAGTAAAAAACCAGCTCAGACTGGCACCGTGATACAAGATTTGGTGATTAAGCCCATCCGACGCAATGTGTGGGAGGCGAGTGCTTGGCGCTCGGCACTACGTAGTGCTGACTACGGACGCACCTCTACCCTCTATGACATGTATGATGATATGCTGCTGGATCCATACCTATCGCATGGGGTGGATAAGCGTACCAATGCGGTGGCTCTCTCCGATTTGGTATTTGCTGACAGCAAGGGCAAACCTGTAGAGGTGATGGATGACCTCATGGATACGATTGCTTTTGAGGATCTACTCAAGGAGATTGCCAAGTCTCGATTTTATGGTCGCTCCGCTGTGGAGCTGAGTTTTAATGATAATGGGCTGGTGGTGGCTGGCATACCGCCAAAGCATATCTCCTTGGAGCGGAAGGGCATCATCCTTGACCTCGCTAATGAGGAGAAGGTAATCCCTTACGAGGGGGAGCGCTCGCTGATCGTGTGCGGTAAGCCTCGCTATTGGGGGCTAATCCTCAAAGGCATCCCGTATGCTATCTTTAAGCGTGGGGGCTTTGGGGATTGGGCACAGTGGATAGAGCTCTTCGGGATGCCCATGCGTATTGGTAAATACAACTCTTACGACCAAGCATCTCGGCGGGTACTCGAGCAAGCTCTTGAGCGAGCTGGTTCTGCCTCCTACATGGTAGTGCCAGACGGTGCGGAGATAGACATTCGGGAGACCAAGGCAACCAGCGGGACATCATTCGACGAGTTCAGAAAAGCATGTAACGAGGAGATATTAATCAGTCTACTCGGGCAAACGCTCACCACCATCGCAGGGGATAAGGGGGCACGATCGCTGGGTGAGGTACACATGGAGGTGGAGGAGTCGCTATTTAAGAGCGACCAGAAGTATGTGCAGCGTATCCTCAATAGTCAGGTGTTACCTTTCCTTGAGGAGCGAGGATTGCCCGTGAGTGGTGGCCGCTTTGTCTTCCCAAGCTCTATGGAGCAAACATCGGTCAATGACCTCGTTCAGCTCTCTACACTAATGGCGATACCTGAGAGTTACCTGCGGGATCGCTACGGCATACCTGCACCCGATGGAGACGAGCCAACCACAGGCAAAAAGGAGGAGAAGCCTGAAGAAGAGGAGCCGAAGGAGCCAAAAAAGGAGGAGCAACCCGATAATAAGCTGCATGATGTAACTCTTGCAGTTTCAAAAAAAAAAGCCCTGGAAGTTCCTCGGACGCCTTGGTGGCTGAGATTGAAGCACTCTATTACGGGGGACATTCAACTCGCTGACGACTACTCCATCAATATTGACAAACTCTTCGAGGAGGCACTTAAGGAGGTATACGGCGAAGCGCTGGTAGAGGAGTCCAAGAAGACCCTCTCTCCATCGCTTTTTAGAGTAACCAATGAGCCACTACAGCATGCGGTGGACTCTGCATTTGCATCGCCTGAGTTTGGCAAGCCTGAGCAAGGCTTCCTTGAACAGTTTAAGTACAATACGGGCGTTTTTGCAGCCTTTAAGGCACATGCCGAACAAAAGCTACTGGTGTCGATGCTCCTCGACGAGAAGGGCAATCTACGCTCATTTAGAGAGTTCCGCAAGGCGGTCAAGGCAGTCAATATCAAGTGGAATGAACAGTGGCTCCGCACGGAATACAATACCGCCGTACGCTCTGCACGATCGGCCGCCAACTACCAAGATGCCCTCCGATCAAAAGATACTTACCCAAATTTGGAGTATCTCGTCAGTAATGCACGAGATAAGCGGGAGGAGCACCTCGAACTGGTTGGGACCATTCTACCGATAGAGGACCCATTTTGGGATATCTACCTTCCGCCGTGGGACTGGAATTGCCAATGCAGCTTCCGCCCTACAGATAAGCCTGCAACGGGTGTGCCTAAGATCACCCAAATGATACCTCCAACATTTCAAAACAATCCGGGCAAAACAGCCGAGTTTGTTAAGCTTAACGAACACCCATACCTCAAGGGCAAGGGCGTAGCCACCTGCCCCGAGTGCCGCCGCCAAGGACTGGTGTCAGATGGCACTGGCGACGAACTCTGCCAGATGCACCAGCAGGCGAATATGATCGAACGACTACGAAGGTATGAAAACTGGGTATTTAAGCGTAAGAACTTCAAAAGTGGTGGATACTTAGAAAAGCCAGACGGAAGATACCAAAACGGCTCTGAGCAGGCGAAGAATGAAAAGGTGCTTACTATACTCGCGAAGCAATATGGCAGGAAAGTAAGGGCTTTGCCTGTCATTAATGATGGCGACAAGAATCCTGATGGATTTGACTTATCCAAAAGGGCTTTTTTGGATATAAAGGTCTTGGAAAGTATGAGTAAAACCTCAGTGCAAAACGCTATAAAGGAAGCTCAAAAGCAAAATTCTTATGAGGTTGTAATCTATATTAAATCGCCACTAATATACTCAACCATATGGGAAGGTACGAAAGCTGCTTTTCAGAAAGGGAGAGCGAAGAATATTAAACAAGTTACGTTTTTGCTCTCTGATGGAACAACAAAGAAATACAAGGTTAGTGATATCAGGAAGATTTTAAGAATAAAAAAAGAACAGTGA
- a CDS encoding structural protein P5, with product MRVPRGIRNNNPGNIRIGNSWRGEVPPGERTDRQFEQFVSLEYGYRALLMTLRTYITKHKRTTLRAIITRWAPSNENDTEAYIRRAAEYSGILPGKMLKATDKVELCKLAYAISRVENGRYVGDMALIERAWEMI from the coding sequence ATGAGAGTACCTCGAGGCATAAGGAATAATAACCCAGGCAATATCCGCATAGGCAATAGCTGGCGTGGCGAGGTGCCTCCAGGTGAGCGCACAGATAGGCAGTTTGAGCAGTTTGTCAGCTTGGAGTACGGTTACCGTGCTCTGCTGATGACGCTCAGAACTTACATCACTAAGCACAAGCGGACGACCCTGCGGGCGATCATTACCCGCTGGGCCCCGAGCAACGAAAACGACACCGAAGCCTACATCCGCCGTGCAGCTGAATACTCTGGCATCTTGCCAGGTAAGATGCTCAAGGCGACAGATAAAGTAGAGCTCTGCAAGCTGGCGTATGCGATTAGCCGTGTGGAAAATGGCAGGTACGTGGGTGATATGGCACTGATCGAGCGTGCCTGGGAGATGATTTAG
- a CDS encoding helix-turn-helix domain-containing protein has translation MAQMTNAQKKEWAKLLYTKEHLPQVEIAERVGVSPVTVNRWIKRENWELLQASLTVTREEQLGHLYRQVAELNNNISNRPEGERFANSKEADAINKLAAAIDKMERETGLGEIISSFQQFLSFLRVTDMDLAKRFIPLMDAFIKSKL, from the coding sequence ATGGCACAAATGACGAATGCCCAAAAGAAGGAGTGGGCAAAACTCCTTTACACAAAAGAGCACCTCCCGCAGGTAGAAATTGCCGAGCGGGTGGGTGTATCGCCCGTTACGGTGAATCGATGGATCAAGCGGGAGAACTGGGAGCTCCTACAGGCGAGCCTGACGGTAACTCGTGAGGAGCAGCTCGGTCACCTCTACAGACAGGTGGCGGAGCTCAACAATAACATCAGTAATCGTCCAGAGGGAGAGCGATTTGCCAACTCCAAGGAGGCTGATGCCATCAATAAGCTTGCGGCCGCTATCGATAAGATGGAGCGGGAGACTGGGCTGGGAGAAATCATCAGCTCCTTTCAGCAGTTTCTGAGTTTTCTAAGGGTAACCGATATGGACCTTGCCAAACGATTTATACCGCTGATGGACGCATTTATCAAGAGCAAACTATAG
- a CDS encoding phage virion morphogenesis protein: MDIQDFGKVIEAKKQELQEFLRSNATKDIVGTEAVAHFKASFENEGFTDETLNPWKEVERRKPESPWFGHSGQTRKFSLERTSAPILNGETGLLKDSIRYTYLPDGVRVSNSAPYAAVHQYGQPAKIYGKKPFTMPTRPFIGRSKVLMRKIEEKIYSKILDIVKK, encoded by the coding sequence ATGGATATTCAAGACTTTGGAAAAGTGATAGAAGCTAAGAAGCAGGAATTGCAAGAGTTTCTCCGCTCAAATGCTACTAAAGATATTGTGGGCACGGAAGCGGTAGCACATTTCAAAGCAAGCTTCGAGAATGAGGGCTTTACCGATGAGACCCTCAACCCTTGGAAGGAGGTGGAGCGACGGAAGCCCGAATCGCCCTGGTTTGGACACTCGGGGCAAACGAGGAAGTTTAGTCTTGAGCGGACCAGTGCACCTATCCTGAATGGCGAAACAGGCTTACTCAAAGACTCTATCCGATACACCTACCTCCCTGATGGGGTGCGTGTCTCCAATAGTGCTCCTTATGCTGCAGTGCATCAGTACGGCCAACCAGCAAAGATCTACGGCAAAAAGCCATTCACCATGCCAACACGCCCATTTATAGGGCGTAGCAAGGTGCTCATGCGTAAAATCGAAGAGAAAATATATAGTAAAATATTAGACATCGTAAAGAAATGA
- a CDS encoding DUF3164 family protein encodes MEEIKKVEMTAEEYQEYLAMKKKRAAEEAKEKRKADLEAYRQLVDTTLVDVSAILIDKSRELSATKAYVLELFREVIRMKQDVVGLKEGGQFSHTFTDSDSTVRITIGYNTVDGYLDTVNEGIAMVREYIESLGNDDNSQTLVQMILQLLSTDQQGNLKASRVVQLRKYANESGNERFIEGVELIESAYLPQKTKQYIRLDIRDAKTNAWRPVPLSLTDAEPEIKSDHKEE; translated from the coding sequence ATGGAAGAGATTAAGAAGGTAGAGATGACGGCGGAGGAGTACCAGGAATACCTCGCCATGAAAAAGAAGAGAGCAGCGGAGGAGGCTAAAGAAAAGAGGAAAGCAGATCTTGAAGCTTACCGCCAGTTGGTTGATACCACCCTTGTGGATGTGTCCGCAATACTGATTGATAAGAGTAGAGAGCTATCTGCTACCAAAGCATACGTACTAGAGCTCTTTAGGGAGGTGATACGGATGAAGCAAGATGTGGTTGGTCTAAAGGAGGGAGGGCAATTCAGCCACACCTTTACCGATAGCGATAGCACTGTACGTATCACTATTGGCTACAACACGGTAGATGGTTACCTAGATACGGTAAATGAGGGCATTGCGATGGTGCGTGAGTACATCGAGAGCCTTGGCAATGATGATAATAGTCAGACACTCGTGCAAATGATCCTGCAACTGCTATCTACTGACCAGCAAGGCAACCTCAAGGCAAGTCGTGTGGTACAGCTGAGAAAGTATGCCAATGAGAGCGGCAATGAGCGATTTATTGAGGGTGTGGAGCTCATCGAAAGTGCGTACCTACCACAAAAAACAAAGCAGTATATCCGCCTAGATATTAGAGATGCAAAGACAAATGCTTGGCGACCTGTGCCACTCTCTTTGACGGATGCAGAGCCAGAGATTAAAAGTGATCATAAGGAGGAGTAG
- a CDS encoding HK97 family phage prohead protease, whose amino-acid sequence MAKDKLITFVLHDETLNTHGFRMLTSGANLEEFHKNPVMLWNHDNWELPIGRWENIRIEGTKILADANFDLKDPKAAEIARKVEAGYIKACSIGAWAVASSTDASVMLAGQKYATVTEWVVREASICTIGANHNALSVALYDAYGTKINMESSTDIETIITLIDKPITKTEGMNKQLLELLNLADNSNESEVLQAVQKLSQTNQELSAELKGIKEKEAAALKEEAVKLTDEAIKAGKLAASAKESTLQLFALNHEAAKAMINGLPERPSIANQINNSDKKEDGLLTMSWTEIDKANRLAELKEKYPEEYREKFKECFGREPR is encoded by the coding sequence ATGGCAAAGGATAAACTGATAACATTCGTCTTGCACGACGAGACACTAAATACGCACGGGTTCCGAATGCTCACCTCTGGGGCCAACCTCGAGGAGTTTCACAAAAACCCTGTGATGCTCTGGAACCACGACAATTGGGAGCTACCTATTGGTAGGTGGGAGAACATCCGCATCGAGGGCACCAAGATTTTGGCTGATGCTAATTTTGACCTAAAAGACCCCAAGGCGGCCGAGATTGCCCGCAAGGTTGAGGCTGGATATATCAAAGCCTGTAGCATCGGTGCGTGGGCGGTGGCAAGCTCTACCGATGCATCAGTGATGCTCGCAGGACAAAAGTATGCGACGGTTACCGAGTGGGTGGTACGCGAAGCCTCTATATGCACTATCGGTGCTAATCATAATGCACTCTCAGTGGCGCTCTACGACGCCTACGGCACCAAAATCAATATGGAGAGCAGTACAGACATCGAAACGATTATAACACTAATAGATAAACCAATAACAAAAACAGAAGGTATGAATAAGCAACTACTCGAGCTGCTGAACCTTGCAGACAACTCCAATGAATCAGAGGTGTTGCAGGCGGTGCAGAAGCTCTCACAGACCAATCAGGAGCTATCAGCTGAGCTCAAGGGCATCAAGGAGAAGGAGGCAGCAGCCCTCAAGGAAGAGGCAGTCAAGCTCACCGACGAAGCCATCAAGGCAGGGAAGCTCGCAGCATCTGCCAAGGAGAGTACCCTCCAGCTCTTTGCCCTCAATCATGAGGCAGCAAAAGCGATGATAAATGGACTCCCCGAGCGACCATCCATCGCTAACCAAATCAACAACTCCGACAAAAAGGAGGACGGACTCCTCACCATGAGCTGGACGGAAATCGACAAGGCTAATAGGCTGGCGGAGCTCAAAGAGAAGTACCCCGAAGAGTACCGAGAGAAATTCAAGGAATGCTTCGGACGCGAACCAAGATAA
- a CDS encoding DUF1320 family protein, whose product MKTHLYKEDVDLISGGDDTIMLAAIDTATAEIRSYLGKYDREAIFSAEGKERNALLLTFAKDIAAWHFLTLCNVGSDLDFRHGRYARAIDWLKAVQKGDVSPDLPMPDEDGDGEPDQPTTYLFGSNPKRNNHY is encoded by the coding sequence ATGAAAACACACCTCTATAAGGAGGATGTGGACCTAATCAGTGGTGGTGATGACACCATCATGCTGGCGGCGATCGATACCGCCACGGCAGAGATACGGAGCTACCTCGGGAAATATGACCGAGAAGCCATCTTCAGTGCGGAAGGCAAGGAGCGTAATGCACTACTTTTGACCTTCGCAAAAGATATTGCGGCTTGGCACTTCCTAACGCTCTGCAATGTGGGAAGCGACCTCGATTTTAGACACGGCAGGTATGCCCGTGCCATCGACTGGCTCAAGGCGGTGCAAAAGGGTGATGTAAGCCCAGACCTCCCGATGCCTGACGAGGATGGCGATGGTGAGCCCGACCAGCCTACCACTTATCTATTTGGATCCAACCCTAAACGCAATAACCACTATTGA